The DNA segment ATAAAAGAAGGAAGCTGTAGTAAGGCTTCAGGAAGCTGTTTGTAAGTTATCTGCATAAGGTACTTTCAGGCTGCTAGCTTCAGCAAGCTGCTGCAAGACTTTTCTCGAGGTGCTTACATGAGCTACTTAAAAGATGTATGCATAAGCTACTTGCAAGCTCTTGATTGATTGCAAGCTTTTTTCATGAAGCTGAAGGAGTAACAATGGACATTATCCACAATATAATGTAGGCATAACACTTTTGAAATTTATAATATTAAACATATCATAATATTTGTATGGTTGTAAAGCTTCTCATCAAGgttaaaataaaaagtttaaagttaaatgtGTCACATAAACAAGATAAGATGGAGTATAAAATGAAATGGGGGGAATTTAATCGTTAAAAAGGTTTATAATGTCAACATATTTTATTAATATATTTCGTGTGTCCCAGCTTATGTGACgtacttttctttttaattatccCAAAACGAAAGATAACTTTTTGTATTTAGAAATAATATACTAGCTTAAATTTTTCCATTTTAGTCTCAACTTACACAAATATATGTAACTTACTATTTTAGACAataaatttcaaaaattattatttttcttaaactttgtgtctagtgaaacaataacaacaataacccagtataatcccatttagtggggtctggggaggatagtgtgtacacagaccttacccctaccctagggtagagaggctgtttccaaatagatcaTCGACAtctttccctccaagaacttcctatcttgctcttggggagactcgaactcgcAACCTCTTGATTGGAAGTGGAGGTttcttaccatcagagcaaccccactTGAAAGAATGGGAGAGAATATTTGAAAGAATGTGCGACCATACACTAATGACAACCAAATTGAATGTGAGACTGTCTAAAGTTTACTTTACCCTTTTACCCTCTTTTACATTTCACACTTTTAATGCAAAACTGCCTAAATTTTATTTTACTCTCTTACTCCCTTTGTTCACATATCACACCAATGACAAACCAAATTGAATGCGGTACTGTCTAAATTTTACTTCATCCAAACTAATGACAAGCAAATTGAATGCGAGATTAAGGAACAGCTTAGTCCAACTTGTTGAAGGAACTAATTATGATTCCAAAGTCTTGATCATAAGTTCAATTGGTTTCTTTGACCCATGTTATGATTGTGTTATATTTTCTAGAGTGCTATATGCTTTATTTGTAAAGTCGTTCTTTTTTCAATATCTTGATGCTTGAATTTATCAGAAGTGTGCTCCTTTTGAGAAGAATATTTCCTTAATGTTTGGACCACTTAATTCTCTTGTTTGTTAAGCTCGTAAAAGTTAGGAGTACGTATATTTTATGCTTACGCGAAAAACTTCATGAATCCACGTGCTAATATTTTATACATGATTTTTAGAGGGAAATTTTCGTTCCCGTaccatatagaaaactatattaTTAAAAATGTTCATATTTTGCAAATTACCCGCTCTGCTAACAGTTTTTCTACAAAATATAAACAAATCATTAAAAACAGAATCCTGTTAGCTGTACAATTCCTTTAATAGGCACGCGAATGTTGGGATATTAAGGATTCTTCCAGATTTTATCAAACGCAAATCTCGCTATTAAATTTCGCCCGTTTCTCTCCAAAATTCACTACTCTGTTTTTAGGACAATACTCTGTTTCACTGATTTTTCTGATTTCACAATTCAAAAGTGACTAAATTGGTTATAATTCTTCTGTAACAaccgcaattatgtcgaaaatctcAATTATGCTTCAACTGAATGAGAATTAGGATAGCTATGGTAGATATAGAGACTTTCAGGTCGATGGAATTGTAGTCGACGAGGATGCGAGTTATAGCCTATTGAATTCTATAATAGCAGAGCATCTAATGATAGATACATCCAAAAAATAACAGAAATCAAATACATTATCAACGAACATTGTCCTCCAATGGAAATTAGAAACGATATGGGTGTTCGTGTATACATGGAgacgaaaaaggaaaacaaaagctTAGGAAGCTATCCGCTATGTATAACAGTACGTGATTTCAATTTGGAATTGAGTATCACCACGTCGAATACAGTTGCAGGTTTGTTATGTTACATTACTATCGAATTTTGGTTGTATATTACTTAtgtacaaattatctacaatatTTCTACAAAAAAACTACatgtcaatatatatatatatatatatatatatatatatatatatattagtattGAATTTCATTCTATCTACAATATTTCTACAATAAAATTACATATCATTTGTAGCTCACTATGAAATTCAGAATTTTAACATATCTACAAATtaactacaaaatatctacaaaaaaTAGTTCATAACAGTATTTAGCTTTATTTTATTGCAGGTTCATCTGGAACATTGAAGTAAATTGATATTCCAACATCTCTGGCGATAGCGAaatatgaaagtataataataacagaaaGTACACCAAGTGTTATTGAAGTAGGCCAAGTATACCATGACAAGCAAACAATTGCAAGTGCAATGAAGCACTATTCAGTCATGAACATATTCCAATTTAGGGTGAAAAGATCTAGTGCTAGAAGGTAGGAATATTGCACttgcaattcttttttattttatagtttATTTGTAAATTTTTACTTCTTCAGTTTTTTTTGGTGATATTGTTAAACAAAATTGTAGATAGTTTGTAGTTGTTTTGTATATAAATTATTGAATATGATCTTTTTATACTACAACTGTTTTTTTATCTACATTTTTTATACCGgtgtttaaattatttttattttgtagcTACTGGTTGGTATGTGTTGGTGAAAATTGTACATGGCACTTCAAGGCAACTAGCATAAATGATTTTGCAATGTTCAAGGTTAGAAATTTCAACAGCTTGCACACATGCTTTTTGATGGACAATACATTCATACAACGCAAACCTACTGTCATGGTAGTTGGTAGCATGGTTATTCCAAAATATGCTAATCCTAAGATAATTTATACACCAAAAGACATACAAGCTGATATGTTATCTGAACACGGCATGAACTTAACGTACATGCAAGcttggagagcaaaggaaaaagCTTTGGAGTTTTTGAGAGGTCATCCTGCTGACTCCTACAACAAATTGCCTAGTTATTTGTATATTCTAGAGAAGACTTATTCGGGGTCTGTTGTTAAATTGAAGAAGACGGACGATGACTGCTTcatgtatgtatttgttgcgaTTTGTACGTCAATTAGTGGTTGGGAATATTGTAGGCCAGTTGTAGTAGTTGATGGGACCTTCTTAAAGTCAGCATACACGGGAATAATGCTAATATCTAGTACAATAGATGCATCAGGTATTGAAGTTTTATTGTAGACATATTGTAGAAATATTGTAGCTTGTCTGTTTTTTGTAGTACTTGTAGATTTATTGTATAAAAGTTGTAGTTTGTATGTATATGTCTTTTCCTGGAGCCAATTAATTGTTTTTTGCCATATAATGTAGGTACCATATTACCATTGGTATATGTTGTTGTTGATTCAGAAAATGACGCATCATGGAAGTGGTTTTTTGAGCAATTCAAACATGCATATGGTGAAAGACCAAATATATGTGTTGTTTCGGATCAGAATGAGAGTATCTTGAAGGAAACATCTATTGTTTATCCCGGCATGCCACATTATTCTTGCATAtggcatatttggacaaatataaggGCAAAGTTCAAGAAGGGACATCTAAAGTTAAGCGAATTGTACTTTGCCACGGCACGGTCATACACGcttgatgaatttaatgaaaggatgtcaaagattgaagagatTGACCCGCGTGTTAAAGTATACTTATACAatattggctatcatagatggtCTCGAGTACATGCTACGGTGAACAGAACTTGGACTATGACATCAAACATTGCAGAGTCGTTGAATGCTGTAACAAAAGATGCAAGAGACCTGCCGATAGTAGAACTATTAGAGTATATGAGGACTCTTCTTGAATGTTGGACTAATGAAAAGTTATTGAAAACAAAGGGTACATTCACATACCTTAGGTTTAAATTCAACAAAGAGTTGGATGACAACAGAACATTGTCGCACAAACTTAGAGTAAGATCTGATCATTTATTGCATCAGaattaattattaaaagagaATATAGATactttgtagatattttgtatttAATCGTATATGAATTGTTTTTTGTTTGTAATGTAAttgtaggtgagggcttcaacagaCTACCTCTATACAATACTATATGGAGTGAATCGCTATATTGTTTGTCTTGAAAACAAGAGATGTAGTTGTGGGTAATTTCAGCTTGATGAACTTCCTTGTCCACATGTTTTGGCTGCTTTAAGACACAGGGATAAGTCTTATGAACAATATTGTTCTCCTTATTACACAAGGGAGAACCTCTTGCATACTTATGAAATACCTCAAAAACAAAGATACAAAACATATGATGAAGTAAATTTGAAGAAGTACAAGATTTCATGTGGCAATTGCGGAGTAaaagggcataacaaaagatcttgcaagaattctcccaaaaagaaataaaattttatGTAGTAAACTGAATTTTTCATAAAAATTGTTGCTGAGTTCATGAGAATTATATTTGATGTGTAATTATTGAGGCACCTTCAACTCTTAATGTGGTTAGTTTGACATTGTtttgtttaattagtattttgtaTTGATTTAATACTTTCATAGCTTGATTGGTTTGTGAATGATTTGTATATATGTAGTACTCAGTTGTTTTATTATCTCCAGCACCCATCAATAGTTGTTAATGATCCCTACAATTTATCTACAGAaaaactacaaaataactacataaTCTGGAGTTGATAGAGTAACtacataataattaagttgaaaaGGAGTTAACCAGTAACAATAATTAGATCAAGTACTGTTTACTTTCAACCAGTGAATATAAAAAAAACAGAATGTTTCCCCATTGATCGAACTAGTatactaaataaaataaaaaagcaaagtGCAAAATAATTGTAGCACAAATCTGCTACAGTTAAACTTCAACAATCTTGTTCATAAACTTGTCTACTATCTTTCTACAAAACTAGCCGCAACTAAACAATTTAACTACATGTTCCATACAAAAAATTGcaaattcttcttcctcaagacTTATGTTTTCTCGTTCACAACTGGTGCACCTTTCTTCCTTGCTAATCTGCCAATCAGCTCACTTTCACTAATTGCACTATTCTCTTGCTTCTTCCTAGTGTAGTCCCACAGTAGCGCTCCATAGCGTCTACGATGTTGATCAATATCAGAAAGGTCATCCGCAGGAACTACTAGGTCTCCAATGCTGACATACTCTGCAAAGACAACAACAtatatgtcatgacccaaaatacactaagggtcgtgatggcgccggacaccgctgtcaggcatgCCAACCAAGAtatttaattaaattctcgttttaataattttgaaaactatgattttccttcaattttatcagtaaaagataatcgtttaAAATCAAAcataaatgttaagaagttaatacaagataccccataatcatcccagaaccacgtgtcacaagtgcatgagcatttactaggaatgaaataaaatacagtaactatcCCGAATACAAGTgggcaaaaataaaaaatatagtacaatactctgaaggagactctgctggctacagtcgtctcgataaatgcaactcacccgagtctccgtatcaaccatgccgctatgccactagccatacataaacctgtgcaacaaaaatgcacaacaagtgtagtatgagtacgaaaaaaatatgtacccaatgagtatcccgtctaatctcgaagaagtagagacgaaagGTCGACTTCAGCCTTTACTagggtccaatagtaatatatttttaatgcgagtagtcatggatttattaagaacgatagttgtcacacctcctttttccgcaccagagagggtgggggagtttttccaattaaaggacaatcgaaacgggattggtttatttatttcagagtcgccacttgggagatttagggtgtcccaagtcaccaattttaatcccgaatcgaggaaaataatgaccctatattacagtctgcgtaccagaaatccggataaggaattctgttaacccgggagaaggtgttaggcattcccgagttccgtggttctagcacggtcgctcaactgttatattcggcttatttatctgatttttaatacaattatgaaccatgtgcaaattttatcttttaaccgctttattaattattattattaagaaatgtgaacatcgcttaaaacatatctttggactgtgtcacatgaaatgcacccacaatccgaaacatattttatttgatgttttagaatttggatttgggtcgcatgaaatgcacacccgagtttaagaaaattaaattattaaagacgcgcctaaagcaactagcgcattattattttgcggaggccgtgaaattcgctaaacaaccctcctgaattctaagtaatttaaacaagtatttactgagggccccacaatttgtgtttttatttggcgaggctcatctcattcttattttttttaaaagaatttgcaacgtcatgaaaatgcatctcgaaccacgtcacaatcaatgtacccgtgattagaaacacctttcgactccgttgagaattggatttgggtcgcataaatgcgcacccgagtttaagaaggtaagatttattaaggcgcgtcctaaagagtctaacacattattattttaggagggttgtgagatttgctaaacaacctgtcctggaacctaaatgcttcgataatatacatttaaacaagggccccgcatctgcgcgttttgtttattttcatcgaggctcatctcgttcttatttttaaaaggatatcctataacaactacgtttcttgtcgtgtttgtctttatcaattaaaaatagtagatagtcctaattaattaggtgcttgcaagttgtttgtaatgacattcagaaaagcaaaaaaaaaaaaaaattagaaatgaGGCCGCACATACAgccagccgaacaaataatcccgggcccaaatccagcccatgcgtgataggccagacctgggcctctgcTTGTTCGATatgggcctacttggtttgcttcggtttgggctcgaccttcatgagatTTATGTTACAAATTTTATGTTTTTGTCTTAACAGATGGTTTGTTAGTTATATGGGACCATTGATCAGAAAAGACGAACTTAACCCCTTGTGTACAGTTTCATGTTTGGCATACGTTACAGCATctatggcaaagtaaactaaatctgagatgcaaactaattcattgagaccacttttatctaacagcatacatatgcgattatcattcgataccctacaTTGACATCAACTAGGTTTGCAAACTACTTCCAGCATCCAAACAAGAATAACATtattctacattacatgatatttagtgcaacaatctatgtataaaaagacattcttcaagttttctcatttttgtattcaTCCTCAATTTTCCgattacatctgacagtgtattaggtgtgtacctggtatggagaaCAACAGAATAAAGGAATAGTCAGTCGGGCAGTATGCcacaaacacagcagcagcagatacacaacaacaacacagcaacaaaccaaaccaaatgttttccacaacctcagacgaccaacaatatttcccagaacaaagaggaccaacaaataatcgagtaccaaaccaatgaacccagaaaagaaggatgaaacaacagcaacaacagagtattcaacGCAGCGacactaccaattcaataaccagaaacagctcaatCAATGCAAACAAAGAACTTGGCCAaaacagcttgaccaatatgcactcttatacaactttcaggcagtgtttggttgcagtgtttactggaaaactaccttatgttttcagtttttctttttctgaagatTCAAAATCCAGCCtcgtttaagttatcaaatggcctatttataagccacatGACCAagggcagctaagctgcctgccctgccaattggcagaatgcccatacccttttaggcccatgcctaagcatctttggtgtcatccccctttattccccacgcctggttttgtttaatcaggagttatgggcatcattttattattcaatttaagccccatacccttgtgtcttgttcccccattggcattagtttaatcctaatttagtaccccatttgtcagctcacttaaactaattacttctgttctttttaacaccccagaatacccctgtcaaccttgattattactgcccctgcctattgcagcatcagggcattttttgaactgatgaaagttcgaactcaagactgcctgggctgaaccttttcagtcagttttatagtgcaaacaaaccatttcaaacaatgttgggacatacagtcagtgacaaagctcgattagtcatgcgacattattagctcattcgatttattagttatagaaagctaatcgacgatatttatcgagtcgactatactaattataacaggtaataatcaatcgctcacataaacaatatgtttagggacctaaagggcatcagacaatttttgttcaattactggggcctatatgagttaacttatctgacgattaaactaatcgacgatcatgtttatcacagagtacattcagaatacacacatagaaaatcaaccgaccaaagaaaaaggtctttaaagagatgaaagaaatccgaatgaaaaataacaaaaataacaaacaaacccaacgaaacatgctgaccacttaactaaaactaacacaaaagaaaggaaaacgtaccgaaaatgtttaaatcaaacagacccaaatctgattcatcttcgaacttttgaggccgaacaaactttaatcagggtgttctcacatgagaacaccttgattaaggtctattagacctcaaacccttgtcaaaactggccgggttccccaggtgcatgtgtttcaagttctggatttccagatctggatttttaggagttgtgggtagattcggaccaaaccaagcttggtttggtcacgaggaaggtcaggggaatgtctggtatgaagatggggtggtttggcataggtccgggttcgactcaaatcttcaaacgaagattcgagacgagggaaggtgattcgaggcaagagggtaacagatccatgttcaggagagtgagggggtcttagggtgttcaggaggtggtcaccggcgttcgtgccgccggctttaatggcgagggagacgagggcggctagggtttctaatgggaggtccgggctcgacttggggacgaaggggtggggtgttggtatagggggcgtgggtgtaagagaaggtttatatatggtctatgggattggatctgagccgttagataagatgatctcaacggcttggatctgatgctgagaaatgagacggggtcgtttggtagttaaacggggtcgtttggtttaagtgagggattgggtcaggctggttatttgggtcgggtttgaacgtGGGTCGCTGAAAGAAGTCCTGAACCGTtagatcggctgggacggacggctcagattgatttgcctgaaacgacgtcgtttcaggaggtgcctgggcaggcctggtttggaccgggtcagatcgttggtttgggcctatttttggtttatttccttggcccaaaccgcttccttcattcttttctccctttcttttttcctttttccttttttttttctaatcttaaaactaaaaaataaaaatgaaattcaaacaaacataattatcaaaatatttaaataggttaaatcgcaccctagaatatttttgtgaatttttcttttactgaatgaattatggtctaattaccaggacatacacattttgtattttgtttaataatgtaaaaatggacaaaatggacagaaccacacatGACTAGCAGCACATGTTACGGAAActtgaaaattgtacagcgaggtcctttgttactatttcttttggagtgactgtccgtgaagcaaaaatcacgtgcttacagctgcccctctttgcacgaagacacgaagggttttcgcgcaaagataaagcgagcgatttttgcccgtccgaatactccgtgtgaagcattttttgaaagagatttgaccgaacctttgcttcagaggtttcctacatatcctgggctgaacaggaatcaggtcaatgtagttcgggaaattttggtagctgggactaccgtgtgactgtattgcttgctgttgttgtgcgctgttgtatgctgctgtaggatgctactgctcaaccgatctccctgttacattgctctaaaaggaaaacaagaagctaagctaaactgaggatcctgaaatctcatccatcttcgacttgttcttgttgccttgctttcttgtcggctatcgCCTTCCTCCGATGCCtctattttgtgaacttggagatgatgctggtccttcaccttttctgaatgtcagttctca comes from the Nicotiana sylvestris chromosome 4, ASM39365v2, whole genome shotgun sequence genome and includes:
- the LOC104226748 gene encoding protein FAR1-RELATED SEQUENCE 3-like; its protein translation is MVVGSMVIPKYANPKIIYTPKDIQADMLSEHGMNLTYMQAWRAKEKALEFLRGHPADSYNKLPSYLYILEKTYSGSVVKLKKTDDDCFMYVFVAICTSISGWEYCRPVVVVDGTFLKSAYTGIMLISSTIDASGTILPLVYVVVDSENDASWKWFFEQFKHAYGERPNICVVSDQNESILKETSIVYPGMPHYSCIWHIWTNIRAKFKKGHLKLSELYFATARSYTLDEFNERMSKIEEIDPRVKVYLYNIGYHRWSRVHATVNRTWTMTSNIAESLNAVTKDARDLPIVELLEYMRTLLECWTNEKLLKTKGTFTYLRFKFNKELDDNRTLSHKLRVRASTDYLYTILYGVNRYIVCLENKRCSCG